A genomic region of Pseudorca crassidens isolate mPseCra1 chromosome 10, mPseCra1.hap1, whole genome shotgun sequence contains the following coding sequences:
- the UQCC5 gene encoding ubiquinol-cytochrome c reductase complex assembly factor 5 isoform X2, translated as MFSRAQVRRVLQRVPGKQRLGVYRFLPFFFVLGGTMEWIMIKVRVGQETFYDVYRRKASERQYQRRLEDASETELQQSIK; from the exons ATGTTTTCCAGGGCCCAGGTGAGGCGGGTTCTGCAGCGGGTGCCCGGGAAGCAGCGACTCGGCGTCTACAGGTTCCTGCCCTTCTTTTTTGTCCTGGGAGGAACGATGGAGTGGATCATGATTAAAGTGCGCGTGGGCCAGGAGACCTTCT ACGATGTCTACCGTAGAAAAGCCTCAGAAAGGCAGTATCAGAGAAGGCTGGAAGATGCATCAGAGACTGAACTTCAGCAGTCAATAAAGTGA
- the UQCC5 gene encoding ubiquinol-cytochrome c reductase complex assembly factor 5 isoform X1, with product MFSRAQVRRVLQRVPGKQRLGVYRFLPFFFVLGGTMEWIMIKVRVGQETFYDVYRRKASERQYQRRLEDASETELQQSIKR from the exons ATGTTTTCCAGGGCCCAGGTGAGGCGGGTTCTGCAGCGGGTGCCCGGGAAGCAGCGACTCGGCGTCTACAGGTTCCTGCCCTTCTTTTTTGTCCTGGGAGGAACGATGGAGTGGATCATGATTAAAGTGCGCGTGGGCCAGGAGACCTTCT ACGATGTCTACCGTAGAAAAGCCTCAGAAAGGCAGTATCAGAGAAGGCTGGAAGATGCATCAGAGACTGAACTTCAGCAGTCAATAAA gcgatga